From the Brassica napus cultivar Da-Ae chromosome A8, Da-Ae, whole genome shotgun sequence genome, one window contains:
- the LOC106418963 gene encoding regulator of nonsense transcripts UPF3 isoform X2, translating into MKDRSAKRKVVVRHLPPSLSQPDLLSQIDSRFGDSYSWFSFRPGKSNYKTQKHSRAYFGFKSPEDVYEFAAFFNGHVFVNEKGAQFKAIVEYAPSQRVPKPCDKKDPREGSITKDPEYLEFLKLIAQPVENLPSAEVQLERREAEQSGASKPAPIVTPLMEFIRQKRATVIGSQGSLDVRRGGRRSRAVSANKPSSRPSKRISEKKKYVEKDNSKSVRSSKQDNSSTASVMDSSLPGISLIMESGKKKILLLKKDRDTPVNSPPQPEQQMETNLSSTSRQNQKIDDVGGRLIKGMLVRKEPRPSQSSTLVQPEPRVEPSEAENYKRPPRAGKDYHVSGTNTEKQERRPRNRDRPDRVVWAPLRRSDGSNNCEDQPLPSAANNGEVKQRTLLQRSGEVVNSSDGHSLENGSGKYSSRRVGSRNRKEDGFAVTGEGKSSRRGGGGDPTSYEKQKWIQKSSSGT; encoded by the exons ATGAAGGACCGGTCAGCGAAGAGGAAGGTAGTTGTACGGCACTTGCCGCCTTCTCTTTCACAGCCCGATCTCTTATCCCAAATCGACTCTCGTTTCGGTGATAGCTACAGTTGGTTCTCCTTTCGTCCTGGAAAGTCCAA CTATAAGACGCAGAAGCATTCACGGGCCTACTTTGGTTTCAAGTCCCCGGAAGATGTTTATGAGTTCGCTGCATTTTTCAACGGCCATGTCTTTGTTAATGAAAAGG GTGCTCAGTTCAAGGCCATAGTCGAATATGCGCCTTCACAGCGTGTGCCCAAACCATGTGACAAGAAAGATCCTCGTGAAGGCTCTATTACCAAAGACCCTGAGTACCTTGAATTCCTTAAGCTCATTGCTCAACCTGTTGAGAATCTCCCCAGTGCTGAAGTCCAGTTGGAAAGAAGAGAAGCCGAGCAGTCTG GTGCTTCAAAGCCGGCTCCTATTGTTACACCTCTTATGGAATTCATACGTCAAAAACGTGCTACTGTGATTGGATCTCAG GGTTCATTAGATGTTCGAAGAGGAGGCAGAAGATCCCGAGCAGTCTCGGCAAACAAGCCAAGTTCAAGGCCTTCGAAACGAATCTCTGAAAAGAAGAAG TATGTTGAAAAGGACAATTCAAAAAGCGTCCGCAGTTCCAAGCAAGATAATTCATCTACAGCCTCTGTCATGGATAGCTCTCTCCCAGGGATTTCATTGATTATGGAGTCCGGGAAGaaaaagatcttgctcctgaaaAAAGACCGAGACACTCCTGTT AACTCTCCACCACAACCGGAACAGCAGATGGAAACTAATCTATCCTCGACCTCAAGACAGAACCAGAAGATTGATGATGTTGGTGGGAGATTGATCAAGGGAATGCTTGTGAGAAAGGAGCCGCGACCTAGCCAGTCTTCAACTTTGGTCCAGCCTGAGCCAAGAGTGGAACCCTCAGAAGCAGAAAACTACAAGCGTCCTCCTCGAGCAG GGAAAGACTATCATGTTTCTGGTACCAACACTGAGAAGCAAGAGAGGCGTCCTAGAAACAGGGACAGACCTGATCGTGTTGTGTGGGCTCCTCTCCGTCGCTCTGACGGGTCCAATAACTGCGAGGACCAACCGTTACCTTCAGCAG CAAACAATGGAGAAGTGAAACAAAGGACGTTGTTGCAAAGATCTGGAGAAGTGGTGAACTCCTCTGATGGACACTCTCTTGAGAATG GTTCAGGTAAATATTCTAGTCGCCGTGTTGGATCTCGCAATAGAAAAGAAGACGGCTTTGCAGTGACCGGTGAGGGCAAATCATCGCGTAGAGGAGGTGGTGGTGATCCCACTTCATATGAG AAGCAAAAGTGGATCCAAAAATCATCATCGGGTACTTGA
- the LOC106418963 gene encoding regulator of nonsense transcripts UPF3 isoform X1, whose translation MKDRSAKRKVVVRHLPPSLSQPDLLSQIDSRFGDSYSWFSFRPGKSNYKTQKHSRAYFGFKSPEDVYEFAAFFNGHVFVNEKGAQFKAIVEYAPSQRVPKPCDKKDPREGSITKDPEYLEFLKLIAQPVENLPSAEVQLERREAEQSGASKPAPIVTPLMEFIRQKRATVIGSQGSLDVRRGGRRSRAVSANKPSSRPSKRISEKKKYVEKDNSKSVRSSKQDNSSTASVMDSSLPGISLIMESGKKKILLLKKDRDTPVNSPPQPEQQMETNLSSTSRQNQKIDDVGGRLIKGMLVRKEPRPSQSSTLVQPEPRVEPSEAENYKRPPRADGIYAGKDYHVSGTNTEKQERRPRNRDRPDRVVWAPLRRSDGSNNCEDQPLPSAANNGEVKQRTLLQRSGEVVNSSDGHSLENGSGKYSSRRVGSRNRKEDGFAVTGEGKSSRRGGGGDPTSYEKQKWIQKSSSGT comes from the exons ATGAAGGACCGGTCAGCGAAGAGGAAGGTAGTTGTACGGCACTTGCCGCCTTCTCTTTCACAGCCCGATCTCTTATCCCAAATCGACTCTCGTTTCGGTGATAGCTACAGTTGGTTCTCCTTTCGTCCTGGAAAGTCCAA CTATAAGACGCAGAAGCATTCACGGGCCTACTTTGGTTTCAAGTCCCCGGAAGATGTTTATGAGTTCGCTGCATTTTTCAACGGCCATGTCTTTGTTAATGAAAAGG GTGCTCAGTTCAAGGCCATAGTCGAATATGCGCCTTCACAGCGTGTGCCCAAACCATGTGACAAGAAAGATCCTCGTGAAGGCTCTATTACCAAAGACCCTGAGTACCTTGAATTCCTTAAGCTCATTGCTCAACCTGTTGAGAATCTCCCCAGTGCTGAAGTCCAGTTGGAAAGAAGAGAAGCCGAGCAGTCTG GTGCTTCAAAGCCGGCTCCTATTGTTACACCTCTTATGGAATTCATACGTCAAAAACGTGCTACTGTGATTGGATCTCAG GGTTCATTAGATGTTCGAAGAGGAGGCAGAAGATCCCGAGCAGTCTCGGCAAACAAGCCAAGTTCAAGGCCTTCGAAACGAATCTCTGAAAAGAAGAAG TATGTTGAAAAGGACAATTCAAAAAGCGTCCGCAGTTCCAAGCAAGATAATTCATCTACAGCCTCTGTCATGGATAGCTCTCTCCCAGGGATTTCATTGATTATGGAGTCCGGGAAGaaaaagatcttgctcctgaaaAAAGACCGAGACACTCCTGTT AACTCTCCACCACAACCGGAACAGCAGATGGAAACTAATCTATCCTCGACCTCAAGACAGAACCAGAAGATTGATGATGTTGGTGGGAGATTGATCAAGGGAATGCTTGTGAGAAAGGAGCCGCGACCTAGCCAGTCTTCAACTTTGGTCCAGCCTGAGCCAAGAGTGGAACCCTCAGAAGCAGAAAACTACAAGCGTCCTCCTCGAGCAG ATGGTATATATGCAGGGAAAGACTATCATGTTTCTGGTACCAACACTGAGAAGCAAGAGAGGCGTCCTAGAAACAGGGACAGACCTGATCGTGTTGTGTGGGCTCCTCTCCGTCGCTCTGACGGGTCCAATAACTGCGAGGACCAACCGTTACCTTCAGCAG CAAACAATGGAGAAGTGAAACAAAGGACGTTGTTGCAAAGATCTGGAGAAGTGGTGAACTCCTCTGATGGACACTCTCTTGAGAATG GTTCAGGTAAATATTCTAGTCGCCGTGTTGGATCTCGCAATAGAAAAGAAGACGGCTTTGCAGTGACCGGTGAGGGCAAATCATCGCGTAGAGGAGGTGGTGGTGATCCCACTTCATATGAG AAGCAAAAGTGGATCCAAAAATCATCATCGGGTACTTGA